GAATGGTTGGATTGGGTTGATAAAACAAAAGATATTAGTGATTCAAAAGATTTTATTCATAATTCGAGAAAACAATTTGCTTCAAATGATGGATTTCAGGTAGGAATCTGGTATAAAAATGAACTTGTTGGAGTAATAGCATTACATGAAATTGACTGGGAAGATAGACAGACTGAAATTGGTTATTGGCTTGGGGAAGATTATCAGGGTAATGGTATTATAACTAAGTCATGTGAAGCTATTATTGACTATGTTTTTGATGTATTGGAATTGAATAGAGTTGAAATCACCTGTGCTGAAAAAAATTCAAAAAGTCAGGCTGTTCCCGAGAGATTGGGTTTTACAAAAGAAGGTGTAATTAGAGATAATCAATGGTTAAATGGTCGTTATGTAAATCATGTTATTTATGGCTTGTTAAAAGAGGAATGG
This genomic interval from Halanaerobiales bacterium contains the following:
- a CDS encoding GNAT family protein gives rise to the protein MFYYKVDKDIYLKLFNPNDAVELLNLINSNRFYLREWLDWVDKTKDISDSKDFIHNSRKQFASNDGFQVGIWYKNELVGVIALHEIDWEDRQTEIGYWLGEDYQGNGIITKSCEAIIDYVFDVLELNRVEITCAEKNSKSQAVPERLGFTKEGVIRDNQWLNGRYVNHVIYGLLKEEW